The Romeriopsis navalis LEGE 11480 genome includes a region encoding these proteins:
- a CDS encoding LysR substrate-binding domain-containing protein: MPIRGRLNNPMVQVAAAKAGLGIARIPCFLGDLEPALVRVPPGQSAPCHDVWILTHKDLVPTVRIQIFMDFMAETFRRQQDLLEGRCALG; this comes from the coding sequence ATGCCGATTCGCGGTCGTTTGAATAATCCGATGGTGCAAGTTGCCGCCGCTAAGGCGGGGCTGGGGATTGCGCGAATTCCTTGTTTTCTCGGGGATTTAGAGCCGGCCCTGGTGCGGGTTCCACCGGGGCAGAGTGCGCCTTGCCATGACGTTTGGATTTTGACGCACAAGGATCTGGTACCAACGGTGCGGATTCAGATTTTTATGGACTTTATGGCCGAGACATTTCGACGGCAGCAGGATTTATTGGAAGGGCGGTGTGCTCTGGGATAA
- a CDS encoding RAMP superfamily protein, which translates to MTIENPHDHVPLMFQAQANGRCQIQRLQRYSDPQAVQWTDEWVDKAYPELPTLPENVQTREYTINWRLITNAGMDDIAIRPVIGARGWPFYPGSSMKGIFRRACNEAQARKYCGSVGSRSDFKPGSLRFHGGYPIDDTWTENLVDIVHPQQAWQVETPNTRDKKGGAFAQISLYQPTMQFGISSDAADVDWDEVWGIWEQAIATGLGGRVCAGYGQVKGAKRDAAKLLYTTFLKGQGQAPKRLDGKGEFRPNIFRAAVRGHALRIFAGLTDERTAQRLVETLFGGVRGKGTVGLVILQFQTSKLSMDMFGSGSYAQPTYEVEGQLSWLLAKKVDGDLATLKRLIGKLTQFAMVLGGFGKSWRRADHRLFFDEYYEDGYKGLIGCHWQWTDPRYWIQDVQVHRIRDFHVLIDRTQQAAIAWMATQGVKPQTVQRPFLREAWHPQNVQVWGRMAADREESEAIHWFHGPYQQAMRKLGVPEGSIYKSSLTGQVSQVGRVWHRMYPWIKVVADPSDPKKPKPVKTAQFIELLTIFPDESAESERFLEFLADGPFEFERLWGGA; encoded by the coding sequence ATGACAATTGAAAATCCCCATGACCATGTGCCTTTGATGTTTCAGGCACAGGCGAATGGTCGTTGTCAGATTCAGCGGCTCCAACGATACAGCGACCCACAGGCAGTGCAGTGGACCGATGAATGGGTCGATAAAGCCTATCCGGAGTTGCCAACGCTGCCGGAGAATGTCCAGACGCGGGAATATACGATCAATTGGCGGCTGATTACGAATGCTGGAATGGATGATATTGCAATTCGTCCAGTGATTGGGGCGCGGGGGTGGCCGTTTTATCCCGGTAGCAGTATGAAAGGGATTTTCCGGCGGGCTTGCAACGAAGCACAGGCCCGGAAATACTGCGGGTCAGTGGGGAGTCGGAGTGACTTTAAGCCGGGAAGTTTGCGGTTTCATGGCGGTTATCCGATCGATGATACCTGGACGGAAAACCTCGTAGATATCGTGCATCCGCAGCAAGCATGGCAGGTGGAGACGCCGAATACCCGCGATAAAAAAGGTGGAGCGTTTGCCCAGATTTCGCTGTATCAGCCGACGATGCAGTTTGGGATTTCCAGTGATGCAGCAGATGTGGATTGGGATGAGGTGTGGGGGATTTGGGAGCAGGCGATCGCCACTGGCTTAGGCGGTCGTGTTTGTGCGGGCTATGGTCAGGTGAAGGGGGCGAAGCGGGATGCCGCCAAGCTCCTCTATACGACGTTTTTGAAAGGTCAGGGACAAGCCCCGAAGCGACTGGATGGTAAGGGCGAGTTTCGCCCGAATATCTTCCGAGCAGCGGTGCGCGGTCATGCGCTGCGGATTTTTGCGGGATTGACGGATGAGCGGACAGCACAGCGGTTGGTGGAGACGCTATTTGGTGGGGTCCGAGGCAAAGGGACGGTGGGTCTGGTGATTTTGCAATTCCAGACGTCGAAGTTGTCAATGGATATGTTTGGTTCGGGCAGTTATGCACAGCCGACCTATGAAGTAGAAGGGCAACTGAGTTGGCTGTTGGCTAAAAAGGTCGATGGTGATTTGGCGACTCTGAAGCGGTTGATTGGCAAGCTGACGCAATTTGCGATGGTGCTCGGTGGATTTGGTAAGTCGTGGCGACGGGCCGACCATCGGTTGTTTTTTGATGAGTATTACGAGGATGGCTATAAGGGATTAATTGGCTGCCATTGGCAATGGACCGATCCGAGGTATTGGATTCAGGATGTGCAGGTTCACCGGATTCGGGATTTTCATGTGTTGATCGATCGGACCCAGCAGGCGGCGATCGCCTGGATGGCGACGCAGGGAGTGAAGCCACAGACGGTGCAGCGACCTTTTTTACGAGAGGCATGGCATCCACAGAATGTGCAGGTATGGGGCCGGATGGCGGCAGACCGGGAGGAGAGTGAGGCAATTCACTGGTTTCATGGGCCGTATCAGCAGGCAATGCGCAAGCTGGGGGTGCCGGAGGGTTCAATTTATAAGAGCAGTCTGACGGGTCAGGTAAGTCAGGTGGGCCGGGTTTGGCATCGGATGTATCCCTGGATCAAGGTGGTGGCTGACCCATCTGATCCGAAGAAGCCGAAGCCAGTGAAGACGGCGCAGTTTATTGAGTTGTTGACGATTTTCCCGGATGAATCGGCAGAGTCGGAGCGGTTTCTGGAGTTTTTGGCAGATGGGCCATTTGAGTTTGAGCGATTGTGGGGTGGGGCGTAG
- a CDS encoding RAMP superfamily CRISPR-associated protein: protein MYKRRYGILETKSPLHVGASAGEETGNLNLIFRDQFTQTGIVPGSSIRGRFRADIRRQDRALESEWFGQAVTPDSSDTTEAKVKFEYASLVWLPVFCPGQPIVWVTCPWLLRRYQQIKLDLKDEEIPAPYTASSGLVDKGISTDKKVLFFNLGFLEIETETDLDAWVPDGTCPQESQNKNRLVVVDNNDMGMIHDMALYRQSRVKLADDEKKVDGGAFFNVEALPEASVLVFPIALRESGWKPFGDDSTAELYFGGLESIGFGRCQVSLSEEQA from the coding sequence ATGTACAAACGACGTTATGGAATTTTGGAGACCAAGTCACCATTGCATGTGGGGGCTAGCGCAGGGGAAGAAACCGGCAACCTCAATCTGATTTTTCGGGATCAGTTTACCCAAACCGGAATTGTTCCAGGCAGCTCGATTCGAGGCCGATTTCGTGCGGATATTCGCAGGCAAGATAGAGCGTTAGAAAGCGAGTGGTTTGGTCAGGCGGTTACGCCGGATAGCTCCGATACCACAGAAGCAAAAGTGAAGTTTGAATATGCATCGTTGGTTTGGTTGCCGGTATTTTGTCCAGGACAACCGATCGTCTGGGTCACTTGCCCTTGGCTCTTGCGGCGATATCAGCAGATTAAGCTGGACTTGAAGGATGAAGAGATTCCCGCACCTTATACTGCTTCATCGGGATTAGTGGATAAAGGCATCAGCACGGATAAGAAAGTGCTGTTCTTTAACCTGGGATTCTTGGAAATTGAGACAGAGACAGACTTAGATGCTTGGGTTCCCGATGGCACCTGTCCGCAGGAGTCACAAAACAAAAATCGATTAGTCGTAGTCGATAACAATGACATGGGCATGATTCACGATATGGCCCTGTATCGCCAGAGTCGGGTGAAGCTCGCGGACGATGAAAAGAAGGTTGATGGTGGAGCGTTTTTTAATGTGGAAGCGTTGCCAGAAGCAAGTGTTTTAGTGTTTCCGATCGCGTTGCGAGAATCCGGCTGGAAACCGTTTGGTGATGATTCAACGGCGGAATTATATTTCGGGGGCTTGGAGTCGATCGGTTTTGGGCGATGTCAGGTGAGTTTATCCGAGGAGCAAGCGTAG
- a CDS encoding type III-B CRISPR module-associated protein Cmr3 has translation MTKSQFKYLIQVEPLGLLYGSAGRFLAPDNLVVRSGTSFPPSSATISGLFAAFYGNDLIQALQLAGPFWAKSETPQNFYVPIPFKFATHTPAHQASQPLEAGRITSQERWDNTKPQGKQWESHPPTEGKVKRGGWVAIDDWDTISDSAKPTDKVAVYADPWDFLPHLHPRLREDERRVDDPDEMGSLFLENSVQVHPEASLIYLSNIELDNGWYRFGGEGHMVSITCHDLQDTTQQRFQQNVGQCFATITPAIWGSNRLSYREPIPRNRDRPTQDQANAPPANDKAWSVTTMLTERPTPFRYRLGDHMDAYGNKVQQCGQPKRLSRGRYAVPAGTVYILESPLESSWYDWDDSWFPKEGPSLKRWGCGLSLPLQIAD, from the coding sequence ATGACTAAATCACAATTCAAATATCTGATTCAAGTTGAACCCTTGGGACTGCTCTACGGCAGCGCTGGACGCTTTCTTGCACCAGATAACCTGGTGGTTCGATCTGGCACCAGCTTCCCACCCAGTAGCGCGACGATTTCTGGTCTTTTCGCTGCATTCTACGGCAACGATCTGATTCAAGCTCTCCAGTTAGCTGGACCATTCTGGGCTAAAAGTGAAACCCCACAGAATTTCTACGTCCCGATTCCGTTTAAATTTGCGACCCATACACCCGCACATCAGGCCAGCCAGCCCCTAGAAGCAGGCCGTATTACCAGCCAAGAGCGATGGGACAACACAAAGCCGCAAGGCAAACAATGGGAGAGCCACCCACCAACCGAAGGTAAAGTCAAGCGCGGTGGCTGGGTCGCAATCGATGACTGGGATACGATCTCTGACTCAGCAAAACCAACCGATAAGGTGGCGGTCTACGCTGACCCGTGGGATTTCCTGCCACATTTGCATCCACGACTACGCGAAGACGAACGGCGGGTCGACGATCCAGACGAAATGGGTAGCCTCTTCCTCGAAAACTCCGTCCAAGTCCATCCCGAAGCCAGCTTGATTTATCTCTCAAATATCGAGCTAGATAATGGTTGGTATCGCTTTGGCGGTGAAGGACACATGGTCAGTATCACCTGCCACGACTTGCAAGACACCACCCAACAGCGATTCCAACAGAATGTCGGTCAGTGTTTTGCTACCATCACCCCCGCCATCTGGGGTTCCAATCGTTTGTCCTACCGTGAACCTATTCCCCGCAACCGCGATCGACCGACTCAAGATCAAGCCAATGCACCACCTGCAAACGATAAGGCTTGGTCAGTCACCACAATGCTGACCGAACGACCTACACCATTTCGTTATCGATTAGGCGATCACATGGACGCTTACGGCAATAAAGTCCAACAATGTGGACAGCCAAAGCGCCTTTCCCGTGGTCGATACGCCGTACCAGCCGGGACAGTTTATATCTTGGAGTCTCCCCTTGAAAGTTCTTGGTATGACTGGGACGACAGTTGGTTTCCGAAGGAAGGACCATCACTCAAACGCTGGGGCTGTGGGCTATCGCTGCCACTCCAGATTGCTGACTAA
- a CDS encoding Cas10/Cmr2 second palm domain-containing protein has product MLASVLSWAVCYAAGFENVISPARPTHIAQGRDNYIVQGLPNLILVRGYFDRDKAEKALKQAWYCVVEACREWIEITIPTDLSGSTWRYCWKRDWNLWANYSWEFFCISGDSIYQVKQRLTQAKRQRDWVGVNWSGESSSLSGVNAIAYPELGRKGDPRQYSYQAENAKVRAFYQQLSDTLGEAFIDPREELSIPELIKRMITHGDVAQKVADNLRQQLRPGKPEKPDELDRLITDIQTKLKPGTFKELNRFNRKTNSKSPEHWTGWFQGDGDQAGNYLKTLQPITIKEFSHMMRDWGRNLQSNTYLPGDTRIVYAGGDDFMGVMFTEKEQLPIERCLDCFIKFKSSVWNKPLKKPISVSVGFVWAGPKLPQREVLQHCRQAEQLAKQQGRDRINFRILFNSGTYLDWCCPWWILEKGIMGKYSDHEGKQNWVHIYNDVAMLEARHAFGPNNDDKTVAIALFKAYFGDDNDWLDGPYHWNDGKNPYDTGILGEANLLIPAEVPRAITEWVINLAKVGFHLHREWGKGND; this is encoded by the coding sequence TTGTTAGCGTCTGTTTTGTCTTGGGCCGTTTGTTATGCTGCAGGTTTTGAAAATGTAATTTCACCAGCCCGGCCCACTCATATTGCCCAAGGCCGTGACAACTATATTGTCCAAGGTCTTCCCAACCTGATTTTAGTCAGAGGGTATTTTGACAGAGATAAGGCTGAAAAAGCTCTGAAGCAAGCCTGGTACTGTGTTGTTGAAGCCTGCCGTGAGTGGATTGAAATAACGATTCCAACTGATCTTAGCGGTAGTACTTGGCGTTACTGCTGGAAACGTGACTGGAACCTCTGGGCCAACTATTCGTGGGAATTCTTCTGTATTAGTGGTGACTCGATCTATCAGGTTAAACAACGTCTTACTCAAGCTAAACGACAACGGGATTGGGTAGGTGTCAATTGGAGCGGCGAAAGCTCCTCACTATCGGGAGTTAATGCGATTGCCTATCCCGAACTTGGACGTAAAGGTGATCCACGCCAATACAGCTACCAAGCCGAAAATGCCAAAGTCCGTGCCTTCTACCAACAGCTCAGCGATACGCTTGGTGAAGCCTTCATCGACCCACGAGAAGAACTCAGCATTCCCGAGCTGATTAAACGCATGATCACACATGGGGATGTTGCCCAAAAGGTCGCTGACAATCTCCGCCAACAACTCCGGCCAGGTAAACCGGAAAAGCCTGACGAACTAGATCGACTCATCACCGATATTCAAACCAAACTCAAACCTGGCACATTCAAAGAACTCAACCGGTTCAACCGCAAAACTAATTCAAAAAGTCCTGAGCATTGGACCGGCTGGTTTCAGGGTGACGGCGACCAAGCGGGAAACTATTTGAAAACGCTGCAACCGATTACCATTAAAGAATTCAGCCATATGATGCGCGACTGGGGCCGCAACCTCCAATCAAACACCTATCTCCCTGGCGATACACGCATCGTTTACGCTGGCGGCGATGATTTTATGGGTGTCATGTTTACGGAGAAAGAACAACTCCCGATCGAACGATGTCTCGATTGCTTCATTAAATTCAAATCATCCGTCTGGAACAAGCCACTTAAGAAACCCATTAGTGTCAGCGTTGGTTTTGTCTGGGCCGGGCCAAAGCTGCCCCAACGGGAAGTCCTCCAGCACTGTCGCCAAGCCGAACAACTTGCCAAACAACAAGGCCGAGATCGGATTAACTTCCGTATCCTGTTCAATAGCGGTACCTACCTCGATTGGTGCTGTCCCTGGTGGATTCTAGAAAAGGGGATAATGGGTAAGTACAGCGATCATGAAGGCAAGCAGAACTGGGTTCATATTTATAACGATGTGGCCATGCTGGAAGCCCGCCATGCCTTCGGCCCCAACAATGATGACAAAACCGTCGCGATTGCGCTATTCAAAGCCTACTTTGGAGATGATAACGATTGGCTAGACGGTCCCTACCACTGGAATGATGGCAAAAATCCATACGATACAGGTATTTTGGGAGAAGCAAATCTGCTTATCCCCGCCGAAGTTCCCCGCGCCATTACTGAATGGGTGATAAACCTTGCCAAAGTCGGATTTCATCTGCATCGTGAATGGGGGAAAGGCAATGACTAA
- a CDS encoding Uma2 family endonuclease: MTPAEYFKWEAQQEQRYEYLDGEVYAMAGGSLAHADIVLNFAMALKSQLRGSGYRVLSSGCKLGISEDGLFTYPDVSVTCDDRDKSATQFTQHPKLIIEVLSPSTEAYDRGGKFALYRQLESLEEYVLVGSETQTVEVFRRMADGSWAFLPDEMGDVRLESVDVTVTISAIYDDLVL; encoded by the coding sequence ATGACACCGGCGGAATACTTTAAGTGGGAGGCGCAGCAGGAGCAGCGTTATGAGTATTTGGATGGTGAAGTCTATGCGATGGCGGGCGGCTCTTTGGCTCATGCCGATATTGTTTTAAATTTTGCGATGGCGCTGAAGTCGCAACTGCGGGGTAGTGGATATCGGGTTTTGAGTTCTGGTTGTAAATTAGGAATTAGTGAGGATGGGCTATTTACCTATCCGGATGTGAGTGTGACTTGTGACGATCGCGATAAGTCAGCGACGCAATTTACGCAGCATCCGAAGTTGATTATTGAGGTGCTGTCGCCGAGTACCGAAGCTTACGATCGGGGTGGGAAGTTTGCCCTGTATCGGCAGCTAGAGAGCCTTGAAGAATATGTATTGGTCGGGTCAGAGACTCAGACGGTTGAGGTGTTTCGACGGATGGCCGATGGGAGTTGGGCGTTTTTACCCGATGAAATGGGAGATGTGCGGTTGGAAAGTGTAGATGTGACGGTGACGATCTCTGCGATTTATGATGATTTGGTTTTATAG
- a CDS encoding COG3650 family protein, with protein MMRFTQAARSVLLMGTIVASGVAATTLVAHGGPDDSAVLAKASGTEPFWHVNVTRQGIEYSALGADPIKFPYSAPVKAQSRPLSAARIYRLKNKSTYGLLIMNKTSTGFCNDGMSDNKYPFTSTVILQGKVYVGCASSFEDPMVPGENR; from the coding sequence ATGATGCGTTTCACACAAGCGGCCCGCTCAGTTTTGCTCATGGGGACGATCGTCGCGTCCGGTGTGGCGGCTACGACATTAGTGGCCCACGGTGGTCCGGATGATTCGGCGGTGTTGGCCAAGGCGAGTGGGACGGAGCCGTTTTGGCATGTGAACGTGACGCGTCAGGGGATTGAGTATTCGGCACTTGGGGCGGACCCGATTAAGTTTCCCTATTCGGCTCCGGTGAAAGCTCAAAGTCGGCCGCTTAGTGCAGCGCGGATTTACCGGTTGAAGAATAAATCGACCTATGGGTTGTTGATTATGAATAAGACATCCACGGGTTTTTGTAATGATGGTATGTCGGATAATAAGTATCCGTTTACTTCGACGGTGATCCTGCAGGGTAAGGTCTACGTCGGTTGTGCGAGCAGCTTTGAAGATCCAATGGTCCCAGGTGAGAATCGTTAG
- the arsS gene encoding arsenosugar biosynthesis radical SAM (seleno)protein ArsS (Some members of this family are selenoproteins.) produces the protein MTTFDLDSLKAGPKPTLTLSRRREPLAAAAYQLQVLHQLELSNLAHGADFDATIAEHGWSELSPAELEIFQINIGKLCNMTCQHCHVDSGPDRTKENMDREMIDLCLAALDKTNAHTVDLTGGAPELNPHFRYLVDECVKRGKHVIDRCNLTVLLLPGKTDLPEWFAERGVEIVCSLPHYRRMNTDKQRGKGTYEKSIEALEKLNAAGYGKGDPKRQLTLMSNPVGAFLSSGQAKLEQEWKDGLLKHQGVTFDRLITLNNMPISRYLEWLEKSDNLQGYMELLVNSFNPGTVAGLMCRNTISVSWDGSLYDCDFNQMLEMPVASKMHLRDFDPQKLAQRRIATDRHCFGCTAGAGSSCGGSIEEA, from the coding sequence ATGACAACTTTTGATTTAGATAGTCTGAAAGCTGGACCCAAGCCGACTCTGACGCTATCCCGTCGTCGTGAGCCATTGGCGGCAGCAGCATATCAGTTACAGGTTTTGCATCAGCTGGAGTTATCCAATCTTGCTCATGGTGCCGATTTTGATGCGACGATCGCGGAGCATGGTTGGTCCGAGCTGTCGCCAGCGGAATTAGAGATTTTCCAAATCAATATTGGCAAGTTGTGCAATATGACTTGTCAGCATTGTCATGTGGACTCTGGCCCCGATCGCACCAAGGAAAATATGGATCGTGAGATGATCGATCTGTGCTTGGCGGCGTTGGATAAAACGAATGCCCATACGGTTGATTTGACTGGGGGTGCGCCGGAGCTGAATCCGCATTTTCGGTATCTGGTGGATGAATGCGTTAAGCGTGGCAAGCATGTGATCGATCGCTGTAATTTGACCGTGCTGTTGCTGCCTGGGAAAACCGATTTGCCGGAGTGGTTTGCGGAACGGGGGGTTGAGATTGTTTGTTCGTTGCCCCATTACCGCCGGATGAATACTGACAAGCAACGGGGTAAAGGGACCTACGAGAAATCGATCGAAGCGTTAGAAAAACTGAATGCAGCGGGCTATGGCAAAGGCGATCCCAAGCGCCAACTGACCTTGATGAGTAATCCGGTGGGGGCGTTTCTCTCCAGTGGTCAGGCGAAGCTGGAGCAGGAGTGGAAGGATGGTCTGCTGAAGCATCAGGGCGTGACGTTCGATCGGCTAATTACGCTAAATAATATGCCAATCTCACGTTACCTGGAATGGTTAGAGAAATCGGATAACTTGCAAGGGTATATGGAGTTGTTGGTCAATTCGTTCAATCCTGGAACCGTGGCGGGATTAATGTGTCGCAATACGATTTCGGTATCTTGGGATGGATCGCTGTATGATTGCGACTTTAATCAGATGCTCGAGATGCCGGTGGCTTCGAAGATGCATCTACGGGACTTTGATCCGCAGAAATTAGCCCAGCGACGCATTGCCACTGATCGGCATTGTTTTGGTTGTACGGCGGGGGCGGGGAGTTCTTGTGGGGGCTCGATCGAGGAAGCTTAA
- a CDS encoding arsenosugar biosynthesis-associated peroxidase-like protein, with protein sequence MDSYYKSEHLPNFGKISEGSPELAEKFFAYYGAVFEEGALSKREKALIALAVSHALQCPYCIDAYTKASLQQGSDLEQMTEAVHVASAIRGGASLIHGLQMLDQVDRLSM encoded by the coding sequence ATGGATTCCTATTACAAGTCCGAACATTTGCCGAATTTTGGCAAGATCAGTGAAGGTAGTCCGGAGCTGGCGGAGAAGTTTTTTGCGTATTATGGCGCAGTATTTGAGGAAGGGGCGCTCTCGAAGCGGGAGAAGGCGTTGATCGCCTTGGCCGTGTCGCATGCGCTGCAATGTCCTTACTGCATTGATGCTTATACGAAAGCGAGTTTGCAGCAAGGATCGGATTTGGAGCAAATGACCGAAGCGGTGCATGTCGCCTCGGCAATTCGGGGCGGGGCCTCGTTGATTCATGGGTTACAGATGCTGGATCAGGTCGATCGATTATCGATGTAG
- the nblB gene encoding phycobilisome degradation protein NblB: MSITPESAKALLSAEDYGARIRGINELRELPAIEAFELVQLVLQDGNERVRYAAISLLATVGQVDLVKSLELLRVGLQDSEMDVKAAAADSIAGLKLREAYDDLRDLYQETTDWIIRFSIVAALGELGEPRGFEILEHAIQTKDALLVPAAIGAMGELGDPRAIKFLLPYVSDEDWQIRHRVLQSLLHFDTPETKAAIQTLAQDSESHISEQAQQALG, translated from the coding sequence ATGAGCATTACTCCAGAGTCCGCCAAAGCCCTTTTGAGTGCTGAGGACTACGGTGCGCGGATTCGTGGCATCAATGAATTACGCGAATTGCCCGCGATCGAAGCCTTTGAGCTGGTGCAATTGGTGCTGCAAGATGGGAATGAGCGGGTGCGCTATGCGGCGATTAGTTTGTTGGCGACGGTTGGCCAAGTTGACTTGGTGAAATCCCTGGAGCTATTGCGTGTTGGCCTGCAAGATTCGGAGATGGATGTGAAGGCGGCGGCGGCAGACTCGATCGCCGGACTGAAATTGCGCGAAGCTTACGATGATTTGCGTGATTTGTATCAAGAGACAACGGACTGGATTATTCGATTTAGTATCGTTGCGGCTCTGGGGGAACTGGGTGAGCCACGGGGCTTTGAGATTTTGGAGCATGCGATTCAAACGAAGGACGCATTGTTGGTGCCAGCGGCGATCGGCGCGATGGGGGAGTTGGGTGATCCAAGGGCGATCAAATTTCTCCTGCCCTATGTGAGCGATGAGGACTGGCAAATTCGTCATCGTGTATTGCAATCGCTATTGCACTTTGATACACCGGAAACTAAAGCAGCAATTCAGACGTTGGCCCAGGATTCTGAGTCCCATATTTCGGAGCAGGCACAGCAGGCATTGGGTTAA
- a CDS encoding CBS domain-containing protein, whose product MNRLVNEVMAHNPIVAHPEMPIAEVVQILADRHISGLPVVNQQGHLVGIVSETDLMWQETGVTPPAYIMLLDSVIYLQDPKKYQKSLHKALGQTVQDVMTPQPVTITADQPLAVAARMMNDRKVHSLPVLDDDHQLIGILTRGDIIRAMAAEMQPA is encoded by the coding sequence ATGAATAGACTGGTTAACGAGGTCATGGCCCATAATCCGATCGTGGCGCATCCAGAAATGCCCATTGCGGAAGTCGTGCAAATCTTGGCCGATCGGCATATTAGTGGTCTGCCGGTCGTGAATCAGCAAGGACATTTAGTCGGAATTGTGTCAGAAACGGATTTGATGTGGCAAGAAACGGGTGTGACCCCCCCGGCGTACATCATGCTGCTGGATAGTGTGATTTATCTCCAAGATCCCAAGAAGTACCAGAAATCGTTGCATAAGGCGCTGGGCCAGACGGTTCAAGATGTCATGACACCGCAGCCTGTAACGATTACGGCTGATCAGCCATTAGCGGTAGCGGCCCGGATGATGAACGATCGTAAGGTGCATAGTCTGCCGGTGTTAGATGATGATCACCAGTTGATTGGCATCTTGACACGGGGCGATATTATCCGAGCCATGGCGGCGGAGATGCAACCGGCATAA
- a CDS encoding PRC-barrel domain-containing protein, whose amino-acid sequence MASESVRYSDLINQIVLNRSTMDELGRVEVLWEYPQAHRVLGFICKSGAFDRTKTAFNLDQLDTIGENGIFVNSAPVETDADRVRQIESLVGSEVWTDMGSRLGRINDHVFELKTGMVKVYLFSPGGLRRLAGPVYALYPTQVLGWGSRRVVVSAGIADQLEIYEPGVQDKISRLAETFNEETAQAGQGLQSVMERAKNKAKRAKSKAQILAEQAKERAQELSYELLETTEVARDRARDLRDEFLEDGGYYEDDRRDPYHRGRMDDYDDDDFDFDAPWDQSSEAAPRSDAPRSAPPRQSPPVPRPQRRSEPVQRAPLNLEPKSTSAPRSSERPPSPYATRPRDAAPPTDQDPWDDDWD is encoded by the coding sequence ATGGCTTCTGAGTCTGTTCGTTACAGTGACCTGATCAATCAAATCGTGCTGAATCGCAGCACGATGGACGAGCTTGGTCGGGTGGAAGTGCTGTGGGAATATCCCCAAGCCCATCGCGTTCTAGGATTTATCTGTAAATCCGGTGCTTTCGATCGAACGAAAACAGCATTTAATCTCGATCAACTTGATACGATCGGTGAAAATGGCATTTTTGTAAACTCTGCCCCCGTTGAGACCGATGCCGATCGTGTACGGCAGATTGAGTCATTGGTGGGTAGTGAAGTTTGGACGGATATGGGCAGTCGCCTGGGCCGGATCAATGACCATGTATTTGAGCTGAAAACCGGCATGGTCAAGGTTTATCTGTTTAGTCCCGGTGGGTTGAGGCGGTTGGCGGGTCCCGTTTACGCCTTGTATCCCACTCAGGTATTGGGCTGGGGGAGTCGCCGTGTTGTGGTTTCAGCCGGAATTGCTGACCAGCTAGAAATCTATGAACCGGGTGTGCAGGATAAGATTTCGCGCTTGGCCGAAACCTTTAACGAGGAAACTGCCCAGGCAGGGCAGGGGTTGCAGTCGGTGATGGAGCGGGCGAAAAATAAAGCAAAACGGGCGAAGTCGAAAGCGCAGATTTTAGCGGAGCAAGCAAAAGAGCGTGCGCAAGAGTTGAGCTATGAGCTACTAGAAACGACGGAAGTCGCCCGTGATCGCGCCCGTGACCTGCGGGACGAATTTTTAGAGGATGGTGGCTACTACGAAGACGATCGCCGTGACCCCTATCATCGAGGTCGGATGGATGACTACGATGATGATGACTTTGACTTTGATGCGCCGTGGGATCAATCATCCGAGGCAGCCCCACGATCAGATGCCCCGCGATCAGCCCCACCTCGACAATCGCCGCCCGTACCGCGTCCTCAGCGACGATCAGAACCCGTGCAGCGGGCCCCATTAAATCTTGAACCGAAATCGACTTCTGCGCCGCGATCGTCGGAACGGCCGCCATCACCCTATGCAACTCGTCCCCGTGATGCTGCTCCCCCTACGGATCAAGACCCTTGGGATGATGATTGGGACTAG